CGGTCAGGCATGGCCGGTGTGGTTCCGATTCTCTGTACCGAAATTGCGGCTAATGCATTGGCAAAGGCTGCCGCCTCCCATAAATCCTTTCCTTCTGCCAGGGCTGCCACCAGGCCGCCATTAAATGCATCCCCTGCACCGGTTGTATCAACTGCCTCTACCCGGTAAGCAGGCAGGAGGCCCCTCTTCTCAGGAGTTGCTAAGTAAACTCCTTTGCCCCCTAAGGTAATAAGTACATTTTTAACCCCTTTTTCAAAAAAGAAGTCTGCAGCTCTTCCTGCATTTTCTTCCCCATCCACCGGTATCCCGGTTAATATCTCAGCTTCTACTTCATTAGGTGTGATTAAATCCACCTTGCTTAAAATACTGTCACTGACCGGCTGTACAGGTGCTGTATTTAAAATGATTTTTACGCCTTTCTCATATGCAAGATCAATTACTTTTTCCACGGAAGAAATATTGGTTTCCAGCTGGGTCAACAGAAATTCCGATTGATCCAGCAGGTCTGAAATAGACTCTACTTCTTCATCTGTAATCGTGTCGCAGGCACCCAGAATAACGACGATTTCATTCTGGCTGGTGTTTTCATCCACCATGATCAGCGCGCAGCCTGTCTCTGTCTTACTGGTTCGGAATATCCGTCCCGTATCCATTCCCAGCTTTTTCATGGTATTTAGGGCCACATCTGCGAATGCATCCTCCCCAAGCTTTGTTACCATGGTCACATCGGCTCCCGCCTTATGAGCAGCTACCCCTTGGTTGAAGCCCTTGCCGCCCGGACCCATTTTAAAAATGCTTCCTTTAACGGTTTCTCCCGGAACCGGAAGATGGGGGCTTCTTCCCATCAGATCCACTACAAAGCTTCCGAAAACTGTTACCTTTTTCCCCATAACTCTTCTC
The nucleotide sequence above comes from Lacrimispora sp. BS-2. Encoded proteins:
- the rbsK gene encoding ribokinase; protein product: MGKKVTVFGSFVVDLMGRSPHLPVPGETVKGSIFKMGPGGKGFNQGVAAHKAGADVTMVTKLGEDAFADVALNTMKKLGMDTGRIFRTSKTETGCALIMVDENTSQNEIVVILGACDTITDEEVESISDLLDQSEFLLTQLETNISSVEKVIDLAYEKGVKIILNTAPVQPVSDSILSKVDLITPNEVEAEILTGIPVDGEENAGRAADFFFEKGVKNVLITLGGKGVYLATPEKRGLLPAYRVEAVDTTGAGDAFNGGLVAALAEGKDLWEAAAFANALAAISVQRIGTTPAMPDREEIDSFIRKQEERSC